One region of Thiomonas intermedia genomic DNA includes:
- a CDS encoding DUF3579 domain-containing protein, translating into MSALPHSLQLVKPREIFIRGITQDGRTFRPSDWSERLAGLMARFRPVGQGTKEAHLGYSPYCVPTLVDGVRCLVVSESLRDVEPMAFDFLLNFARDNHLDVVEACLTDLAEEEAAMDDLQVARDALQRVFQTA; encoded by the coding sequence ATGAGCGCCCTTCCCCACTCCCTCCAACTGGTCAAACCCAGAGAAATTTTCATACGCGGCATCACTCAGGATGGCCGCACCTTCCGCCCGAGCGACTGGTCCGAGCGCCTTGCCGGCCTGATGGCGCGCTTCCGCCCTGTCGGTCAAGGCACCAAGGAAGCCCATCTCGGCTATTCGCCCTATTGCGTCCCTACGCTGGTGGACGGCGTGCGTTGCCTGGTGGTGAGCGAATCGCTGCGCGACGTCGAACCGATGGCTTTTGACTTTCTGCTCAACTTCGCCCGCGACAACCACCTCGATGTGGTCGAAGCCTGCCTCACCGACCTCGCCGAGGAAGAGGCTGCGATGGACGACCTGCAAGTGGCGCGCGACGCTTTGCAACGCGTGTTTCAGACCGCCTGA
- a CDS encoding aspartate aminotransferase family protein, translated as MSSHLMNTYARQAIAFSHGEGAWIWDTEGRRYLDALSGIAVNTLGHAHPRLVAALTDQVGKLIHTSNLYQIPLQEQLAERLCALGDMETAFFCNSGLEANEAAIKLARLHGHNRGIARPEIVVFERAFHGRSLATLSATGNPKVQKGFEPLVEGFVRVALNDAAALQTVADTHPHVVAVFVEAIQGEGGIQPAQADFLRTARALCDRHGWLLMIDEVQCGTGRTGKWFAHQWAGVKPDVIAMAKGLASGVPIGALLARGTAATTFGPGQHGTTFGGNPLACRAALETLAVIEDEGLLANADARGAQIQGALRQAFAGTPGVVEVRGQGLMIGIELDRPAGALVGQMLERGVLLNVTQDRVIRLLPPLIFTEEQADALVQALVPTVQGFLQTAPAQ; from the coding sequence ATGTCCTCGCATCTGATGAACACTTATGCGCGTCAAGCCATCGCCTTCTCGCATGGCGAGGGAGCCTGGATCTGGGACACCGAAGGGCGACGCTATCTGGATGCCCTGTCCGGCATCGCGGTCAACACGCTGGGCCATGCGCATCCGCGTTTGGTGGCCGCGCTGACTGATCAGGTCGGCAAGCTCATCCACACCTCCAATCTGTATCAGATTCCCCTGCAGGAGCAGCTCGCCGAGCGGCTTTGCGCCCTGGGCGACATGGAGACGGCGTTTTTCTGCAATTCTGGGCTGGAGGCCAACGAGGCCGCGATCAAGCTGGCGCGGTTGCACGGCCACAACCGCGGCATTGCCCGTCCGGAGATCGTGGTGTTCGAGCGCGCGTTCCACGGACGTTCGCTGGCTACGCTCTCGGCCACGGGCAATCCCAAGGTGCAAAAGGGCTTCGAGCCCCTGGTTGAAGGTTTTGTGCGCGTGGCGTTGAACGACGCTGCGGCGTTGCAGACGGTGGCCGATACGCATCCCCATGTCGTGGCGGTCTTCGTCGAGGCCATTCAGGGCGAGGGCGGCATCCAGCCTGCGCAGGCCGATTTTCTGCGCACCGCACGCGCGCTCTGCGATCGGCATGGCTGGCTGTTGATGATCGACGAGGTGCAGTGCGGCACGGGACGCACCGGCAAGTGGTTCGCCCACCAATGGGCTGGCGTGAAGCCCGACGTGATCGCCATGGCCAAGGGGCTGGCGTCGGGGGTGCCCATTGGCGCCCTGCTGGCGCGCGGAACGGCCGCGACGACGTTCGGCCCCGGCCAGCACGGCACCACCTTTGGCGGCAATCCGCTGGCGTGCCGCGCGGCGCTGGAAACCCTCGCGGTGATCGAAGACGAGGGTCTTCTGGCCAACGCCGACGCGCGTGGCGCACAGATTCAAGGGGCTTTGCGCCAGGCGTTTGCGGGCACGCCGGGGGTCGTGGAGGTGCGCGGCCAGGGACTGATGATCGGCATCGAGCTCGACCGCCCCGCTGGCGCCCTGGTTGGGCAGATGCTGGAGCGCGGGGTGTTGCTCAACGTCACCCAGGATCGCGTCATCCGGCTTCTTCCGCCGCTGATCTTCACGGAGGAGCAGGCCGACGCGCTGGTGCAGGCGCTGGTCCCCACGGTGCAGGGTTTTCTGCAAACGGCGCCGGCACAGTGA
- the argF gene encoding ornithine carbamoyltransferase — protein sequence MKTTLRHYLQFSDLSREEYDYVFARAALIKAKFKRYEPHQPLVDRTLAMIFEKHSTRTRLSFEAGMHQLGGAAIYINTRDSQLGRGEPIEDAAQVFSRMVDLVMIRTYGQEIVERFAAHSRVPVINGLTNEFHPCQILADVMTYIEHRGPIQGKTVAWIGDANNMFYTWLQAAEVLDFTLHFAGPKGYGVEKDRPGYPLSAAQIAHLREFADPRQACAGAHLVTTDVWTSMGFEAEKVAREQAFDGFMVDADMMARAQADAVFMHCLPAHRGEEVAAEVIDGPQSVVWDEAENRLHGQKALMEFLLLGRLD from the coding sequence ATGAAAACGACGCTGCGGCACTATCTGCAATTTTCCGACCTCAGCCGCGAGGAGTACGACTACGTCTTTGCCCGCGCGGCGCTGATCAAGGCCAAGTTCAAGCGCTACGAGCCGCATCAGCCCCTGGTCGATCGCACGCTGGCGATGATTTTCGAGAAGCACTCCACCCGCACCCGCCTGAGTTTCGAGGCCGGCATGCATCAGCTCGGCGGCGCGGCCATCTACATCAACACCCGCGACAGCCAGTTGGGGCGCGGCGAGCCCATCGAAGATGCGGCGCAGGTATTTTCGCGCATGGTCGACCTGGTGATGATCCGCACTTACGGTCAGGAGATCGTCGAGCGTTTTGCCGCGCATTCGCGCGTGCCGGTGATCAACGGCCTGACGAATGAATTCCATCCCTGCCAGATCCTCGCCGATGTCATGACCTACATCGAGCATCGCGGCCCGATCCAGGGCAAGACCGTGGCCTGGATCGGTGATGCCAACAATATGTTCTACACCTGGCTGCAGGCCGCGGAAGTGCTCGATTTCACCTTGCACTTCGCCGGGCCCAAAGGCTATGGCGTGGAGAAGGACCGGCCCGGCTATCCGCTGAGCGCCGCTCAGATCGCGCATTTGCGCGAGTTCGCCGATCCGCGGCAGGCCTGCGCGGGCGCGCATCTGGTCACCACCGATGTGTGGACGAGCATGGGCTTTGAAGCCGAGAAGGTGGCTCGTGAACAAGCCTTTGACGGCTTCATGGTCGATGCGGACATGATGGCGCGCGCTCAGGCTGACGCGGTGTTCATGCACTGTCTGCCGGCCCATCGCGGCGAGGAGGTGGCCGCCGAGGTCATCGACGGACCGCAGAGCGTGGTGTGGGACGAGGCGGAAAACCGTCTTCACGGCCAGAAGGCGCTGATGGAATTTCTGCTGCTCGGCCGCCTGGACTGA
- a CDS encoding putative signal transducing protein, producing the protein MKRVEIAPNLVIATLWADALNAAGMRAEVFSRYLTSIAGEIPPDQCDPAVWVMDDNDLAGARQLVRELRTPVRGAGWTCPECGERHGAQFAQCWNCGHSHPTSTPG; encoded by the coding sequence ATGAAGCGGGTGGAGATTGCGCCCAACCTGGTCATCGCCACGCTCTGGGCCGACGCACTCAACGCCGCCGGCATGCGCGCCGAAGTGTTTTCGCGCTACCTCACCAGTATCGCTGGGGAGATACCGCCCGACCAATGCGATCCGGCCGTCTGGGTCATGGACGACAACGATCTGGCAGGCGCCCGGCAGTTGGTGCGCGAGTTGCGCACCCCTGTACGCGGTGCCGGCTGGACCTGCCCCGAATGCGGTGAACGCCACGGCGCACAGTTCGCCCAGTGCTGGAACTGCGGTCACAGCCACCCAACGTCGACGCCGGGCTGA
- the rsgA gene encoding ribosome small subunit-dependent GTPase A → MDALDRPSTQRPKGKRNAKPPAPGAHGLSARIVGAFGRHYLAQLDNGEVLACVPRGKRAEVVCGDRVVLAPGHPPLAIEHVQARRNALWREDPWRSKMFAANLDRVLLVTATYPGIQHGLIGRALIAAEAADIPVTLALNKCDLPQAAAARAEMALYSGLGYEVVELSVRTAPQAALEALTSLLSGQTTLLLGASGVGKSSLTNLLVPLAQAPTREISLALSAGKHTTTATRLYALPGLPEGSTLMDSPGFQSFGLHHLSVSQLQHGFPEIRARIGQCRFQNCTHRDEPGCVFTTDPQAISAARLALYRTLYAELTSAASR, encoded by the coding sequence ATGGACGCGTTGGACCGGCCCAGCACCCAGCGCCCCAAAGGCAAGCGCAACGCGAAACCGCCGGCTCCCGGAGCCCACGGCCTGTCGGCGCGCATCGTCGGCGCTTTCGGGCGGCACTACCTGGCTCAGCTCGACAACGGGGAAGTGCTCGCCTGCGTGCCGCGCGGCAAACGTGCCGAAGTGGTGTGCGGCGACCGGGTCGTTCTTGCGCCGGGGCATCCGCCGCTGGCCATCGAACACGTGCAGGCCCGGCGCAACGCCTTGTGGCGCGAAGACCCGTGGCGCAGCAAGATGTTCGCCGCCAACCTCGACCGGGTGCTGCTGGTCACCGCGACCTATCCCGGCATTCAGCACGGGCTGATCGGCCGGGCGCTCATCGCGGCCGAGGCCGCCGACATCCCCGTCACTTTGGCGCTGAACAAGTGCGATCTGCCGCAAGCCGCCGCTGCGCGTGCGGAGATGGCGCTCTACAGCGGGCTGGGCTACGAGGTCGTTGAATTGTCGGTACGCACCGCACCGCAGGCCGCGCTGGAGGCGCTCACCTCTTTGCTCAGCGGCCAGACCACCTTGCTGCTGGGCGCGTCGGGCGTGGGCAAATCCAGCCTGACGAATCTGCTGGTGCCGCTGGCGCAGGCGCCCACCCGCGAGATTTCGCTTGCCCTGTCTGCCGGCAAACACACCACCACGGCGACGCGCCTCTATGCCCTGCCTGGCCTGCCCGAAGGCAGCACCCTGATGGATTCGCCAGGCTTTCAGTCGTTCGGCCTGCACCATCTTTCCGTGTCGCAGTTGCAGCACGGCTTTCCGGAAATCAGGGCGCGCATCGGCCAGTGCCGATTCCAGAACTGCACCCACCGGGACGAGCCCGGCTGCGTCTTCACCACCGATCCACAGGCCATCTCTGCCGCGCGACTGGCGTTGTATCGCACGCTCTACGCCGAACTCACCTCGGCCGCCTCGCGATGA
- a CDS encoding 4a-hydroxytetrahydrobiopterin dehydratase, which yields MTSQDLLNDHCQELGPGHRLDDAAMAPYLALLEGWRFENGSIRKTFTFGNYYQTLAFVNALAWVVHREDHHPDLLVQYNRCSVAFNTHSAGGITRNDFVCAAKADAVYAQGAAR from the coding sequence ATGACCTCACAGGATTTGCTCAACGATCACTGCCAGGAACTCGGCCCTGGGCACCGGCTCGACGATGCCGCCATGGCGCCCTATCTTGCGCTGCTGGAGGGCTGGCGGTTCGAGAACGGCAGCATCCGCAAGACCTTCACCTTCGGCAACTATTACCAGACCCTGGCCTTCGTCAATGCGCTGGCCTGGGTGGTGCACCGCGAAGATCATCACCCCGACCTGCTGGTGCAGTACAACCGTTGCAGCGTAGCGTTCAACACGCACTCGGCAGGGGGCATCACCCGCAACGACTTTGTCTGTGCAGCCAAGGCCGACGCGGTGTATGCACAGGGCGCCGCGCGCTGA
- a CDS encoding M48 family metallopeptidase produces the protein MSPQHFALAWSVLFAAALIGGTALKLWLAQRQQRHVLEHREAVPAPFRDSIPLEAHQKAADYTVAKLRFGLWTTLFSAMIVLVWTLEGGLHLLNTWVSSTFGTALGGQLALLVAFAVIGSLLDLPWDIARTFGLESRFGFNRLTPRMFVADLLKNALVGAVLMVPLALLVLWIMQVAGGWWWLWAWAGLTAFSLLMMVAYPLVIAPLFNKFQPLPDGEVKTRAQALMQRCNFALSGLFVMDGSRRSAHANAYFTGMGAARRVVLFDTLLGQLSPAQIEGVLAHEVGHYKRHHILKRMVVMFGVSLAGFALLGWLSNQVWFYVGLGVMPHLFAPNHALALILFSLALPVFGVFFSPLGAATSRKHEFEADAYAAEHSDARALGEALVTLYRDNASTLTPDPVYVRFYYSHPPALQRLERLGALPAHQGAPSPASAAA, from the coding sequence ATGAGCCCGCAACATTTCGCCCTCGCCTGGAGCGTGCTGTTCGCCGCCGCGCTGATCGGCGGCACCGCCTTGAAGCTCTGGCTGGCCCAGCGCCAGCAGCGCCATGTGCTGGAACACCGCGAGGCCGTGCCCGCACCGTTTCGCGACAGCATTCCACTCGAAGCGCATCAGAAGGCCGCCGATTACACCGTGGCCAAGCTGCGCTTCGGTTTGTGGACCACCTTGTTCTCGGCCATGATCGTGCTGGTGTGGACGCTCGAAGGCGGTCTGCATCTGCTCAACACCTGGGTCAGTAGCACCTTCGGCACCGCTTTGGGAGGGCAGCTTGCGCTGCTGGTGGCCTTCGCCGTGATCGGCTCGCTGCTCGATCTGCCCTGGGACATCGCACGCACCTTCGGGCTGGAGTCGCGCTTCGGCTTCAACCGGCTCACCCCTCGCATGTTCGTCGCCGATCTGCTCAAGAATGCGCTGGTCGGGGCCGTGCTCATGGTGCCGCTGGCCCTGCTGGTGCTCTGGATCATGCAGGTCGCTGGAGGGTGGTGGTGGCTCTGGGCCTGGGCCGGGCTCACGGCGTTCAGCCTGCTGATGATGGTGGCGTATCCGCTGGTCATCGCCCCGTTGTTCAACAAATTCCAGCCGCTGCCCGACGGCGAGGTGAAAACCCGCGCGCAAGCCCTCATGCAGCGTTGCAACTTCGCGCTGTCGGGCCTGTTCGTCATGGATGGCTCGCGCCGCAGCGCGCATGCCAACGCCTACTTCACCGGCATGGGCGCGGCGCGGCGCGTGGTGTTGTTCGACACGCTGCTGGGCCAGCTCAGCCCGGCGCAGATCGAAGGCGTGCTCGCGCACGAAGTGGGGCACTACAAGCGTCACCACATTCTCAAGCGCATGGTGGTGATGTTCGGGGTCAGTCTGGCGGGCTTTGCCTTGCTGGGTTGGCTGTCCAACCAGGTGTGGTTCTATGTGGGCCTGGGGGTGATGCCCCATCTGTTCGCGCCGAATCATGCGCTCGCGCTGATTCTGTTCAGCCTGGCGCTGCCGGTGTTTGGCGTGTTTTTCAGCCCACTGGGCGCGGCCACCTCGCGCAAGCACGAGTTCGAAGCCGACGCCTACGCGGCCGAGCACAGCGACGCTCGCGCCCTGGGTGAAGCCCTCGTCACCCTGTACCGCGACAATGCCAGCACGCTGACGCCCGACCCGGTGTATGTGCGCTTCTACTACAGCCACCCGCCTGCCCTGCAGCGGCTCGAGCGTCTCGGAGCCCTGCCCGCCCACCAAGGGGCGCCTTCGCCGGCCTCGGCTGCCGCCTGA
- the orn gene encoding oligoribonuclease: MSDSAASLLACHDDNLIWVDMEMTGLNPDTDRIIEVAVVVTDPQLTVRVEGPVLAIHQSDAVLAGMDAWNQNTHGKSGLTDRVRASTVDEAQASREIMAFLKKHVPAGKSPMCGNTICQDRRFMARGMPELEAYFHYRNLDVSTLKELARRWRPELVAAFKKQQAHTALADIQESIDELRHYREHFLRVPVVGMDPEVAG; this comes from the coding sequence ATGTCCGATTCCGCCGCTTCCCTCCTCGCCTGCCACGACGACAACCTCATCTGGGTCGACATGGAAATGACGGGCCTGAATCCCGACACCGATCGCATCATCGAAGTGGCCGTGGTCGTGACAGACCCGCAGCTCACCGTGCGCGTGGAGGGCCCGGTGCTGGCCATTCACCAGAGCGACGCCGTGCTGGCCGGCATGGACGCCTGGAACCAGAACACCCACGGCAAGTCCGGCCTGACCGACCGGGTGCGCGCCAGCACGGTGGACGAGGCGCAGGCCAGCCGCGAGATCATGGCTTTCCTCAAGAAGCATGTGCCCGCAGGCAAGTCGCCCATGTGCGGCAACACCATCTGCCAGGACCGCCGCTTCATGGCCCGCGGCATGCCCGAGCTGGAGGCCTATTTTCATTACCGCAACCTCGACGTGAGCACCCTCAAGGAACTCGCCCGCCGCTGGCGCCCTGAACTGGTGGCCGCCTTCAAGAAGCAGCAGGCCCACACCGCGCTGGCCGACATCCAGGAATCCATCGACGAACTGCGCCACTACCGCGAGCACTTCCTGCGCGTGCCGGTGGTGGGGATGGATCCCGAGGTGGCGGGTTGA
- a CDS encoding helix-turn-helix transcriptional regulator, whose amino-acid sequence MPDHLNGGTPHSPANWAQLLSRRFVPGHIRLSSHGPGGHIEQEVRAGAMLMTPLVVQPQIITHTAQHLSDLTAEARDSVLSHIVIEGDGVIEQEGTALRFRGGDLSFRNLQQPSRIVFETPARLIAVKIPRSTLLWHQARREDRQHLRPGIVASSHLHGLLPTNDMGSVSGLYAGFALPWLIAAAYHSIGQDAEPAYPPNATRWQQVLSYVEAHLFDASALSPSRCARAVGISERYLHRLASLRGITFSRLVKHRRLEAARVLLEHPASRHMSVASVAYQCGFTDPAHFSRAYRQCFGHPPRQSRKSTTATR is encoded by the coding sequence ATGCCCGATCACCTGAACGGCGGCACGCCCCACAGCCCTGCGAACTGGGCGCAATTGTTGTCGCGCCGGTTTGTGCCTGGACACATCAGACTCAGCTCCCACGGCCCGGGCGGTCACATCGAGCAGGAGGTTCGCGCGGGCGCCATGCTCATGACGCCGCTGGTGGTGCAGCCGCAGATCATCACGCATACCGCGCAGCACCTGTCCGATTTGACGGCCGAGGCTCGCGACAGCGTCCTGAGCCATATCGTCATCGAGGGCGATGGTGTGATCGAGCAGGAAGGAACAGCGCTGCGTTTTCGTGGCGGCGACCTGTCGTTTCGCAACCTGCAACAACCCTCGCGCATCGTCTTCGAGACGCCTGCTCGTCTCATCGCCGTCAAAATACCGCGCAGCACCTTGCTCTGGCATCAGGCCAGACGCGAAGACCGGCAGCATCTGCGGCCAGGAATCGTTGCCTCAAGTCATTTACACGGACTGCTGCCAACAAACGACATGGGTTCCGTCAGCGGCCTGTATGCGGGGTTCGCGCTGCCCTGGCTGATCGCCGCTGCCTATCACAGTATTGGGCAAGATGCCGAGCCAGCCTATCCGCCGAACGCCACCCGCTGGCAACAGGTTCTGTCCTACGTCGAAGCCCATTTGTTCGATGCGTCAGCGCTGTCGCCTTCCCGCTGCGCGCGAGCTGTGGGCATCTCAGAGCGCTATCTCCACCGGCTCGCGTCACTGCGCGGCATCACCTTTTCCAGACTGGTGAAACACCGCAGACTGGAGGCCGCCCGCGTTCTCCTTGAACACCCGGCCTCACGGCATATGTCGGTTGCTTCGGTGGCCTATCAATGCGGCTTCACCGATCCGGCTCACTTCAGTCGCGCCTACCGGCAATGTTTCGGCCATCCGCCACGGCAGAGCCGCAAGTCCACGACAGCGACCCGGTAG
- a CDS encoding MFS transporter, giving the protein MPFQFIFGLIYSWGTISPAIHLQSGWPQATLDLAFSLTPLGLLPAVILAGRALPRLAPKTLLALALACFTVGGGIGLLAAWPVAFMLGYSALALGVGAGLSTAACIAMVSRLYPQHRGSLGGALLALYGMSSVISAPLFDEINRHMGWRPSLAAVLGVYATAGWIAWAFLPAAPAAPGRQADPLPLTVLLRQRPLRWALVIVLLVTPLGSASFATIGHLTQALGVSAALGVLAVPLMALGNGLGRLGFGLLADWISPRFSRTAALGLNALAALLLLGALHGFGAWVFAPYPLLMGLAFGGMAGKLPALAAHVADGHAEAAFGLLFGAFALASFLGPLLSAGLGMHWALQWLAFSALVAMGLGLAAAK; this is encoded by the coding sequence ATGCCGTTTCAGTTCATTTTCGGCCTGATCTACTCGTGGGGGACGATTTCCCCGGCCATCCATTTGCAGAGTGGCTGGCCACAGGCCACCCTTGATCTGGCCTTTTCGCTCACCCCGCTGGGCTTGCTGCCCGCCGTCATTCTGGCGGGGCGCGCGCTTCCGCGCCTGGCGCCGAAGACGCTGTTGGCGCTGGCACTGGCTTGCTTCACGGTGGGCGGGGGCATCGGCCTTCTGGCGGCCTGGCCCGTGGCGTTCATGCTGGGCTACAGCGCGCTGGCGCTAGGCGTCGGCGCGGGCTTGTCGACCGCCGCCTGCATCGCCATGGTCTCGCGCCTTTACCCGCAGCATCGCGGTTCTCTGGGAGGTGCGCTGCTTGCGCTTTACGGCATGTCGTCCGTGATCAGTGCGCCCTTGTTTGACGAGATCAACCGCCACATGGGCTGGCGGCCTTCACTTGCCGCTGTGCTGGGCGTGTATGCGACCGCCGGGTGGATCGCCTGGGCCTTTCTGCCTGCGGCGCCCGCAGCACCGGGCCGCCAAGCGGATCCCCTGCCGTTGACGGTTCTGCTGAGGCAGCGGCCCTTGCGCTGGGCACTGGTCATTGTTCTGTTGGTCACCCCGCTGGGGTCTGCCTCCTTTGCAACGATAGGGCATCTCACCCAGGCCCTGGGTGTCAGCGCAGCTCTGGGAGTGTTGGCTGTGCCTCTGATGGCCTTGGGCAACGGGTTGGGACGGCTTGGATTCGGCTTGCTGGCCGACTGGATTTCACCGCGCTTCAGTCGCACGGCAGCGCTGGGCCTCAACGCTCTTGCCGCGCTCTTGCTGCTGGGGGCGCTCCACGGCTTCGGCGCCTGGGTCTTTGCCCCCTACCCATTGCTGATGGGCCTGGCGTTCGGTGGCATGGCGGGCAAACTTCCGGCTTTGGCGGCTCATGTCGCCGACGGTCATGCGGAAGCGGCGTTCGGTCTGCTGTTCGGGGCCTTCGCGCTCGCCAGCTTCCTGGGCCCCTTGCTGAGTGCCGGCCTCGGCATGCATTGGGCGCTGCAGTGGCTTGCCTTCTCGGCTCTTGTGGCGATGGGGCTCGGTCTGGCAGCGGCGAAGTGA
- a CDS encoding class I SAM-dependent methyltransferase, whose translation MIHNELDVLTDLVPLGSGLKIIELGCGNARLLAELLQRCPACEALALEVDAVQHAKNLARLPDTLAARLRFVQESATAIPAEDDCFDLALMLKSLHHIPQPGMQAALAQTWRVLKPGGWLYVSEPVYDGALNDIVKLYNDEGPVRAAAQAALDQALLTGAWLQTAERRFDMPAHFPNWESFEQRMLYPSFADHQITDDLRHRVKAAFDPHVSAEGASFTRPMHVRLLQKLPD comes from the coding sequence ATGATCCACAACGAACTCGACGTCCTCACCGACCTGGTGCCTCTCGGCAGCGGGTTGAAGATCATCGAACTGGGTTGCGGCAATGCCAGGTTGCTCGCCGAGTTGCTGCAACGCTGCCCGGCCTGCGAAGCGCTGGCGCTGGAAGTCGATGCGGTCCAGCACGCCAAGAACCTGGCGCGCCTGCCCGATACGCTCGCGGCGCGGCTGCGCTTCGTGCAGGAAAGTGCCACGGCCATTCCGGCCGAGGATGACTGCTTCGATCTGGCGCTCATGCTCAAGTCGCTGCACCACATACCGCAGCCAGGCATGCAGGCCGCGCTCGCGCAAACCTGGCGCGTGCTCAAGCCGGGCGGCTGGCTCTACGTCTCAGAGCCGGTGTATGACGGCGCGCTCAACGACATCGTCAAGCTCTACAACGACGAGGGCCCGGTGCGCGCCGCGGCGCAGGCCGCACTCGACCAGGCCCTGCTGACCGGCGCATGGCTGCAGACCGCCGAGCGCCGTTTCGACATGCCGGCGCACTTCCCCAACTGGGAGTCTTTCGAACAACGCATGCTCTACCCCAGCTTCGCCGATCATCAGATCACCGACGATTTGCGACACCGCGTCAAAGCCGCCTTCGATCCGCATGTCTCGGCCGAAGGCGCGTCTTTCACCCGGCCCATGCATGTGCGGTTGCTGCAGAAGCTGCCTGACTGA
- a CDS encoding AMP-binding protein: MPNAHPGFLEARDLLLRHRTDYARAYAEFRWPALDAFNWALDYFDRVAEGNEALALWIVEEDGREARHSYADMARRSARMAHFLREQGVARGDRVLLMLPNCVALWDVMLACIKLGAVMIPATTLLTPTDLEDRIVRGAVRHVVCLPADAPKFEDLPQAIWSQVKGRFAAGHPPAGWTALDRAEAAPAEFTPEAPTRAADPLLLYFTSGTTSRPKLVLHTHQSYPVGTLATLYWIGLQPGDVHWNISSPGWAKHAWSSFFAPWNAGAAIFAFNQSRFNAQATLATLARCGVTTLCAPPTVWRMLIQEDLKRHDVKLRELVGAGEPLNPEVIERVRAAWGITIRDGYGQTETCALIGNSPGQRLKPGAMGRPMPGYGIRLVDLDGKDAQEGEVCVETEPRPTGLLVGYAGDAEKTAQVMHDGLYHTGDVAQRDADGYYTFVGRTDDVFKSSDYRISPFELESLLIEHPAVAEAAVVPCPDALRLTIPKAFVSCRAGFEPSAELARDILAFVRQRAAPYKRIRRIEFFDLPKTISGKIRRVELRKLESTRVQGTRGDLEFYEDDFAA; this comes from the coding sequence ATGCCCAACGCCCACCCCGGCTTTCTGGAGGCGCGCGACCTGCTGCTGCGCCATCGCACCGACTACGCCCGCGCCTATGCCGAGTTCCGCTGGCCAGCGCTCGACGCCTTCAACTGGGCGCTGGATTATTTCGACCGCGTGGCCGAGGGCAACGAGGCCCTTGCCCTGTGGATCGTCGAAGAAGACGGACGCGAGGCCCGCCACAGCTATGCCGACATGGCCCGCCGCTCCGCCCGCATGGCGCATTTCCTACGCGAGCAGGGCGTGGCGCGCGGCGACCGCGTGCTGCTGATGCTGCCCAACTGCGTGGCGCTGTGGGACGTCATGCTCGCCTGCATCAAGCTCGGCGCGGTGATGATTCCCGCCACCACGCTGCTCACGCCCACCGACCTCGAAGATCGCATCGTTCGGGGTGCGGTGCGCCACGTCGTCTGCCTGCCGGCCGACGCCCCCAAGTTCGAAGATCTGCCGCAGGCCATCTGGTCTCAGGTCAAGGGCCGCTTCGCCGCGGGTCATCCCCCCGCCGGGTGGACTGCGCTGGACCGCGCGGAGGCCGCCCCCGCCGAGTTCACACCGGAGGCCCCCACCCGCGCCGCCGACCCCTTGCTGCTGTATTTCACCTCCGGCACCACGTCCAGACCGAAGCTGGTGCTGCACACCCATCAAAGCTATCCCGTGGGCACGCTGGCCACCCTGTACTGGATCGGCCTGCAACCTGGCGATGTGCACTGGAACATCAGCTCCCCCGGCTGGGCCAAGCATGCCTGGAGCAGTTTCTTCGCGCCATGGAATGCCGGCGCCGCCATCTTCGCCTTCAACCAGAGCCGGTTCAACGCGCAGGCCACGCTGGCAACCCTGGCGCGGTGCGGCGTGACCACGCTGTGCGCCCCGCCCACGGTGTGGCGCATGCTCATCCAGGAAGATCTCAAGCGCCATGACGTCAAGCTGCGCGAGCTGGTGGGCGCAGGTGAGCCCCTCAACCCGGAAGTGATCGAACGCGTGCGGGCCGCCTGGGGCATCACCATCCGCGACGGCTACGGCCAGACCGAGACCTGCGCGCTCATCGGTAACAGCCCCGGCCAGCGGCTCAAACCCGGTGCCATGGGGCGCCCGATGCCGGGTTACGGCATCCGCCTGGTCGATCTCGACGGCAAGGACGCCCAGGAGGGAGAAGTCTGCGTCGAGACCGAGCCGCGCCCCACCGGCCTGCTGGTCGGCTACGCGGGCGACGCCGAGAAGACCGCCCAGGTCATGCACGACGGCCTTTATCACACCGGCGATGTGGCGCAACGCGATGCCGATGGTTACTACACCTTCGTCGGCCGCACCGACGATGTGTTCAAGTCGTCCGACTACCGCATCAGCCCCTTCGAACTGGAGAGCCTGCTGATCGAACACCCCGCCGTGGCCGAGGCCGCCGTGGTGCCCTGCCCCGACGCCCTGCGACTGACCATCCCCAAGGCCTTCGTGTCGTGCCGGGCCGGTTTCGAACCCAGCGCCGAGCTCGCCCGCGACATCCTGGCCTTCGTGCGCCAGCGCGCCGCACCCTACAAGCGCATCCGCCGCATCGAGTTCTTCGACCTGCCCAAGACCATCTCCGGCAAAATCCGCCGCGTGGAGCTGCGCAAGCTCGAATCCACGCGAGTCCAGGGAACACGGGGCGATCTGGAGTTCTACGAGGACGATTTCGCTGCCTGA